From Luteococcus japonicus, one genomic window encodes:
- the purB gene encoding adenylosuccinate lyase, protein MSVVPNVLANRYASQAMREIWSPENKITLERRLWISVLEAQRDLGVDFGGDDPQAVIDAYRAHVDEVDLASIDARERVTKHDVKARIEEFNDLAGFEHIHKGMTSRDLTENIEQHQVLASLQLVRGRIVAALAMTADLAVQYTAQPVTGRSHNVAAQVTTLGKRFASAADEMLIAFHRVDELVKRYPGRGIKGPMGTAQDMLDLLDGDADKLAELEKRVTQSLGFASVLDSVGQVYPRSLDFDAVSALYQTSAGPSSLCTTLRLMAGNELVTEGFKPGQVGSSAMPHKMNARSCERVNGFNVILRGYVAMTEGLSGVQWNEGDVSCSVVRRIALPDAFFALDGMFETFLTILTDFGAFPAMIEAELERYLPFLTTTKVLMAAVRKGVGREDAHEAIKTNAVAVALEMREQGLRTNDLFDRLAKEPVLGLTRDELQALVSQPLELTGDAGNQVSRIAARVAELVQANSEAAAYRPGSVL, encoded by the coding sequence ATGAGCGTCGTCCCCAATGTCCTGGCCAACCGCTACGCCTCGCAGGCGATGCGGGAGATCTGGAGCCCCGAGAACAAGATCACGCTGGAACGCCGCCTGTGGATCAGCGTCCTGGAGGCCCAGCGTGATCTTGGTGTTGACTTCGGTGGCGATGACCCGCAGGCCGTCATCGACGCCTACCGGGCGCACGTCGACGAAGTTGATCTTGCCTCCATCGATGCCCGGGAGCGCGTCACCAAGCACGACGTGAAGGCGCGGATCGAGGAGTTCAACGACCTCGCCGGCTTCGAGCACATCCACAAGGGCATGACCAGCCGCGACCTCACCGAGAACATCGAGCAGCACCAGGTGTTGGCCTCGTTGCAGCTGGTGCGCGGCCGGATCGTCGCCGCACTCGCGATGACCGCGGACCTGGCCGTGCAGTACACGGCCCAGCCCGTCACCGGCCGTAGTCACAATGTTGCGGCCCAGGTCACCACGCTGGGCAAGCGTTTCGCGTCGGCAGCCGACGAGATGCTGATCGCCTTCCACCGGGTCGACGAGCTGGTCAAGCGCTACCCGGGCCGCGGCATCAAGGGCCCGATGGGCACCGCGCAGGACATGCTGGACCTGCTGGATGGCGACGCCGACAAGCTAGCCGAGCTCGAGAAGCGCGTCACCCAGAGCCTTGGTTTCGCCTCCGTGCTGGACTCGGTGGGGCAGGTCTACCCGCGCAGCCTGGACTTCGACGCCGTCAGCGCGCTGTACCAGACCTCCGCCGGCCCCTCGAGCCTGTGCACCACGCTGCGCCTGATGGCGGGCAACGAGCTGGTCACCGAGGGCTTCAAGCCCGGCCAGGTGGGCAGCTCCGCCATGCCGCACAAGATGAATGCCCGCTCCTGCGAGCGGGTCAACGGCTTCAACGTGATCCTGCGCGGGTACGTCGCCATGACCGAGGGCCTGTCCGGTGTGCAGTGGAATGAGGGCGACGTGTCCTGCTCAGTGGTGCGCCGCATCGCCCTGCCCGACGCCTTCTTCGCGCTCGACGGCATGTTCGAGACCTTCCTGACCATCCTCACCGACTTCGGTGCCTTCCCGGCCATGATCGAGGCCGAGCTGGAGCGCTACCTTCCCTTCCTCACCACGACGAAGGTGCTGATGGCCGCGGTCCGCAAGGGCGTCGGCCGTGAGGATGCCCACGAGGCGATCAAGACCAATGCCGTCGCCGTGGCCCTGGAGATGCGTGAGCAGGGCCTGCGCACCAATGACCTCTTCGACCGGCTGGCCAAGGAGCCGGTGCTGGGCCTGACGCGTGACGAGCTGCAGGCCCTGGTCAGCCAGCCGCTGGAGCTCACCGGCGATGCGGGCAACCAGGTCAGCCGGATCGCCGCCCGCGTCGCGGAGCTCGTGCAGGCCAACTCCGAGGCCGCCGCCTACCGCCCGGGCTCCGTCCTCTGA
- the purD gene encoding phosphoribosylamine--glycine ligase, giving the protein MEPLTVLVVGSGGREHALALAISKDPAVNAVHVAPGNPGTTAFATNHPVDQNDGAAVAALATELGANLVVVGPEAPLVAGVADAVRDAGIACFGPSKQAAQLEGSKAFAKQVMADAGVPTAAARVCSTREQIEAALDEFGAPHVVKNDGLAAGKGVVVTSDRAEALEHGLACGQVVIEEFLDGPEVSLFAICDGDTSRPMQPAQDFKRVGDDDAGPNTGGMGAYTPLPWAPADIVETVDELVIKPTLAEMKRRGTPFAGLLYAGLAMTSKGIRVVEFNARFGDPETQALLARLDTPLGQLLHAAATGSLAETPELQWGSGAAVVVVMAADGYPGTPAQGGRIVLAPDTDVAHTIHAGTSLDAEGNLVASGGRVLGVVGTGSDLTTAREAAYAQVVATDFASGFNRADIAAKAAANKITYTTVEH; this is encoded by the coding sequence ATCGAACCACTCACCGTCCTCGTCGTCGGATCCGGCGGCCGCGAGCACGCGCTTGCCTTGGCCATCAGCAAGGATCCCGCCGTCAACGCCGTGCACGTTGCCCCCGGGAACCCCGGCACCACGGCCTTCGCCACCAACCACCCCGTCGACCAGAACGACGGTGCCGCCGTCGCCGCATTGGCCACCGAACTGGGCGCCAACCTGGTGGTCGTGGGCCCCGAGGCGCCCCTGGTGGCAGGGGTTGCCGACGCGGTGCGCGACGCCGGGATCGCCTGCTTCGGGCCCAGCAAGCAGGCCGCGCAGCTGGAGGGGTCGAAGGCCTTCGCCAAGCAGGTGATGGCCGATGCGGGCGTTCCCACCGCCGCTGCCCGCGTGTGCAGCACGCGGGAACAGATCGAGGCCGCGCTGGACGAGTTCGGCGCCCCCCATGTGGTCAAGAACGACGGGTTGGCCGCCGGCAAGGGCGTCGTGGTCACCTCGGACCGTGCCGAGGCCCTGGAACACGGCCTGGCCTGCGGTCAGGTGGTGATCGAGGAATTCCTCGACGGACCCGAGGTGAGCCTGTTCGCCATCTGTGACGGCGACACCAGCCGCCCGATGCAGCCGGCCCAGGACTTCAAGCGCGTCGGAGACGACGATGCCGGCCCCAATACCGGTGGCATGGGTGCCTACACGCCGCTTCCGTGGGCACCCGCCGACATCGTCGAGACAGTCGACGAGCTGGTGATCAAGCCCACCCTGGCCGAGATGAAGCGCCGGGGCACCCCCTTCGCCGGCCTGCTCTACGCGGGCCTGGCCATGACCAGCAAGGGCATCCGCGTCGTGGAGTTCAATGCCCGTTTCGGTGATCCGGAGACCCAGGCCCTGCTCGCCCGGCTGGACACCCCGCTGGGGCAGTTGCTGCATGCCGCCGCCACGGGCTCACTGGCCGAGACCCCCGAACTCCAGTGGGGCAGTGGTGCCGCCGTCGTCGTCGTGATGGCCGCCGACGGCTACCCCGGCACCCCGGCCCAGGGCGGCCGGATCGTGCTGGCTCCGGACACCGACGTCGCACACACCATCCACGCCGGCACCTCACTGGATGCCGAGGGCAACCTGGTGGCCAGCGGCGGCCGCGTGCTGGGCGTCGTGGGCACCGGATCGGACCTCACCACCGCTCGCGAGGCCGCCTATGCGCAGGTGGTGGCCACCGACTTCGCCTCGGGCTTCAATCGCGCCGACATTGCCGCCAAGGCCGCAGCCAACAAGATCACCTACACCACCGTGGAGCACTGA
- a CDS encoding YceI family protein, whose translation MTAMTDLAGTYAIDPTHSTLGFVARHAMITKVRGSFTDFEGIAHVDGQNPAASDVTVTIQVASIDTRNADRDGHLKTGDFFALETYPTITFASTKVAATGSETVEITGDLTIKDVTKQVTIPFEFTGAATDPFGNERIGFEGSVDVNRSDFGLTFNAALETGGVLIGEKIKLEFEISAIKQA comes from the coding sequence ATGACCGCCATGACCGATCTCGCCGGCACCTACGCCATCGATCCCACCCACTCCACCCTGGGCTTCGTCGCCCGTCACGCCATGATCACCAAGGTGCGCGGCAGCTTCACCGACTTCGAGGGCATCGCCCACGTCGACGGCCAGAACCCCGCCGCCAGCGACGTGACCGTCACCATCCAGGTTGCCTCCATCGACACCCGCAATGCGGACCGCGACGGCCACCTGAAGACCGGTGACTTCTTCGCCCTGGAGACCTACCCCACCATCACCTTCGCCAGCACCAAGGTGGCCGCCACCGGCTCCGAGACCGTCGAGATCACCGGTGACCTGACCATCAAGGACGTCACCAAGCAGGTGACCATCCCCTTCGAGTTCACCGGTGCCGCCACCGATCCCTTCGGCAACGAGCGCATCGGCTTCGAGGGCTCCGTCGACGTCAACCGTTCCGACTTCGGCCTGACCTTCAACGCCGCGCTGGAGACCGGCGGCGTGCTGATCGGCGAGAAGATCAAGCTGGAGTTCGAGATCTCCGCCATCAAGCAGGCCTGA
- a CDS encoding DedA family protein: protein MLLSAHLPLLQTGILGRLMAWLEHLMVVIGAPGAALAVFLENVFPPIPSEVVLPLAGFAAANGHFGLVEAIAWTTAGSVAGAWLLYWVGQALGVERLKAIAGRLPLTAPHDIDVAMGWFDRHGGKAVFFGRMIPGVRSLISIPAGLHRMAPFSFTLYSALGSLAWNALLILAGHQLGAHWTRVEAWVASVQDVVMVLLLAAAGWFVARRLRARRAQREDHQGARAAGSEPELIDAH, encoded by the coding sequence ATGCTGCTCAGTGCCCACCTGCCCCTGCTCCAGACCGGGATCCTCGGACGCCTGATGGCCTGGCTCGAGCACCTGATGGTGGTGATTGGCGCCCCCGGTGCCGCGCTGGCGGTCTTCCTGGAGAATGTCTTCCCGCCGATTCCCAGCGAGGTGGTCCTGCCGCTGGCCGGATTCGCCGCGGCCAATGGTCACTTCGGGCTGGTGGAGGCCATCGCCTGGACGACCGCGGGATCCGTGGCGGGCGCGTGGCTCCTGTACTGGGTGGGCCAGGCGCTGGGGGTTGAGCGTCTGAAGGCCATCGCGGGCCGGCTGCCACTCACCGCCCCGCACGACATCGACGTGGCGATGGGCTGGTTCGACCGGCATGGGGGCAAGGCCGTCTTCTTCGGGCGGATGATCCCCGGGGTGCGCTCGCTGATCTCCATCCCGGCCGGGTTGCACCGGATGGCTCCGTTTTCCTTCACCCTCTACTCGGCCCTCGGCAGCCTCGCCTGGAATGCGCTGCTGATCCTGGCCGGTCACCAGCTGGGGGCCCATTGGACGCGCGTCGAGGCGTGGGTTGCCAGTGTGCAGGACGTGGTGATGGTGCTGCTGCTGGCCGCCGCAGGATGGTTCGTCGCCCGTCGCCTCCGGGCTCGGCGCGCCCAGCGCGAGGATCATCAGGGCGCCCGAGCCGCCGGCTCTGAGCCGGAGCTCATCGACGCCCACTGA
- a CDS encoding MarR family winged helix-turn-helix transcriptional regulator, translated as MTHQPGSEPSSSFVPDEVDDLVGAWQRERPDLPVAPMHIWSRILRLAQHLDHARRAAHVEVGLEGWEFDVLAALRKEGAPYTMSPGALLKQTHVTSGTMTNRVDRLVARGFVERRADPHDGRSVRVVLTGSGKQAVDAALEALLAAEEELLAGIDEAQRERLAVALRRLLVTQPD; from the coding sequence ATGACCCATCAGCCCGGCTCCGAGCCCTCATCCTCCTTCGTGCCCGACGAGGTGGATGACCTGGTGGGCGCCTGGCAACGGGAGCGCCCGGACCTGCCCGTGGCCCCGATGCACATCTGGTCCCGCATCCTGCGGCTGGCCCAGCACCTCGACCACGCTCGTCGTGCCGCTCACGTCGAGGTCGGTCTGGAAGGCTGGGAGTTTGACGTGCTGGCGGCTCTGCGCAAGGAAGGGGCCCCGTACACGATGAGCCCCGGCGCGCTGTTGAAGCAGACCCACGTCACGTCGGGCACCATGACCAACCGCGTCGACCGCCTGGTGGCGCGAGGCTTCGTGGAGCGTCGCGCGGATCCGCACGATGGACGCTCGGTGCGGGTGGTGCTCACCGGCAGCGGCAAGCAGGCCGTCGACGCCGCGCTGGAGGCGCTGCTGGCGGCGGAGGAGGAGCTGCTGGCCGGGATCGACGAGGCGCAGCGTGAGCGTCTGGCGGTGGCGCTTCGTCGGCTCCTGGTCACCCAGCCCGACTGA
- a CDS encoding 4-(cytidine 5'-diphospho)-2-C-methyl-D-erythritol kinase has translation MEAKQISASKDPSQRVRVRVPAKVNLALCVGSLADDGYHPLGTVFHALSLFDEVIATPGEPGTVVLTMSGEGLEDVPADETNLAVRAARLLAQRHGSPDLGVRLHLKKTIPVAGGMAGGSADAAGALLACAMLWDLDTIPDDLHELAAELGSDVPFPLMGGNAIGRGHGDQLVPLLGRGTYHWVLALAHEGLSTPAVFRRFDEMAARPDAAPASTEIPCAVAEALAKADPQALGKALRNDLQAAALDLRPELAQILQAGLDAGALGAMVSGSGPTCAFLAGSESAAMDLSAALAKLPQVRATRRATGPVPGATVLG, from the coding sequence GTGGAAGCGAAGCAGATCAGTGCGTCGAAGGACCCCAGTCAGCGGGTCAGGGTCCGGGTGCCCGCCAAGGTGAATCTGGCACTGTGCGTGGGCTCGCTGGCGGATGACGGCTATCACCCGCTGGGCACGGTCTTCCACGCGCTCAGCCTGTTCGACGAGGTCATCGCGACGCCCGGAGAGCCGGGAACCGTCGTGCTCACCATGTCCGGTGAGGGGCTTGAGGACGTGCCCGCGGACGAGACGAATCTGGCCGTCCGCGCCGCCCGCCTGCTGGCACAGCGTCACGGCAGCCCTGACCTTGGCGTCCGGCTGCACCTGAAGAAGACCATCCCCGTCGCGGGTGGCATGGCCGGTGGCTCCGCCGATGCCGCGGGTGCCCTGTTGGCCTGCGCCATGTTGTGGGACCTGGACACCATTCCCGATGACCTGCATGAGTTGGCCGCGGAGCTGGGTTCCGACGTGCCCTTCCCCCTGATGGGCGGCAATGCCATCGGCCGCGGGCACGGGGACCAGCTGGTGCCCCTGCTCGGCCGCGGAACCTACCACTGGGTGCTGGCCCTGGCCCATGAGGGACTCTCGACGCCGGCCGTCTTCCGGCGCTTCGACGAGATGGCTGCCCGGCCGGATGCCGCACCGGCGTCGACCGAGATCCCGTGCGCCGTCGCGGAGGCCCTGGCCAAGGCCGACCCCCAAGCCCTGGGCAAGGCGCTGCGCAATGACCTGCAGGCCGCGGCACTGGACCTTCGCCCCGAGCTGGCGCAGATCCTCCAGGCAGGTCTGGACGCCGGTGCCCTGGGGGCGATGGTCTCTGGTTCCGGCCCCACCTGCGCCTTCCTGGCCGGTAGCGAGTCAGCCGCCATGGACCTCAGTGCCGCCCTCGCCAAGCTGCCCCAGGTGCGCGCCACCCGACGCGCCACCGGCCCCGTGCCCGGGGCAACGGTTCTCGGTTGA